TCAAAGTGCAGCTAGTACTCAAGAAATAAACGGAGAAATCAAACTCCACCAATACACCCCAAGCATTAATTTTAGTAAAGATAAAATCCATGCTTATGAAAGTGAAAACACCAAAGCTTTAAAAGATCCAAAACTTGATCATGTAGAAGTAACTTTAAAAGGTGGTAAGCCTAATGAGAAAGTAGAATGGAATTTAAGTGGGGATGCTACTTTAGGTAGTCATGATGCAACATTTAATGCTAGTGGTGAAGCTAAAGCAACTATTACTGCTAAAGCTCCATTTAAAGCTAATCCTACCATTAGTGTTAGCACCCTAGGTCAAAACCTCACTAAAACTATTACTTATGATGTTAGAAAATTTGATCCTGTATTTACATATCCAAGCTTTAAAGGTGAGTTAAATACTATAGATTATAAGAGCGATTTTAAAATTACTGTTAGTGGTTTATTGGCTGATAGCACTGTAAAAGTATTAAAAGATGAAAAAGTTACTCCTAAAAAAGATAACTTCATTGTAAATAATAAGGGTGAAACTACTTTAGAATTTAGTGGTATTAGTGATTATAGTATTAAAGATTTCAAGATTAGTATTGAATATTTAAAACAAGGAGATATAAAAGATACTAAGACAAGTGATACTATCAAACTCCACCAATACACCCCAAGCATTAATTTTAGTAAAGATAAAATCCATGCTTATGAAAGTGAAAACACCAAAGCTTTAAAAGATCCAAAACTTGATCATGTAGAAGTAACTTTAAAAGGTGGTAAGCCTAATGAGAAAGTAGAATGGAATTTAAGTGGGGATGCTACTTTAGGTAGTCATGATGCAACATTTAATGCTAGTGGTGAAGCTAAAGCAACTATTACTGCTAAAGCTCCATTTAAAGCTAATCCTACCATTAGTGTTAGCACCCTAGGTCAAAACCTCACTAAAACATTAACTTATGTAGATGGAACTATATATACTCCAAAAATAGAATATCCTTCTTATAGAGTAAGTTTCTGGAAAACATTAGATAAAACCATAGATTATGACTCAGATTATGTATTAAAAGTAAGCGGTCTATTACCAAATTCAACCATTGATAATATCAGTGGAAGTAAGGGAGTAAAAGCTAAAAAAGAAAGCTTTAATGTTAATGATAAAGGTGAAGCTACTTTAGAATTTAGTGGTATTAGTGATTATAGTGTTAAAGAACTTACTATTAAGTTTAGTTATATGAAATCAGTTATTACTAAGAGTGAAATAACTGCAGATAAAATTAAGCTTTATCAAAGAGAATTGAATTTAGAACTTGATAAAGAAACACTTTATACTCAAGAAGGAGATATAGTACACGCTGTATTAAAAGGTGGTAAAGAAGGTTCTAAAGTAGAATGGAATTTAAGTGGGGATGCTACTTTAGGTAGTCATGATGCAACATTTAATGCTAGTGGTGAAGCTAAAGCAACTATTACTTCTAAAGCTCCATTTAAAGATAATCCTGTAATTAGGGTAAGTGCTATGGGTAAAAATTTAAGTAAAGAATTAAAATATAAGAAGATTCCAATCCAATTATTTTTTAGTAAAACAGTGCTGACTCCATTATTGATTGAAATTGTGGATGTAACCGCAAAAGGCACTCCTAATGAAAAAATTAAATGGAGTATTACTGGTGATGGAGTACTTCCAAAAGAAGATCTGATTCCAAAATATTTTGATAGTGAGGGTTTTGCAAGGACTAAATTCAGGACAATTAATCCTAATACTCGTCCAATAACAGTAAGTGTTGAATATGAAGATGGAAGTGGAAAAGCTAGCAAAACAGCCGTATTTGATGGTCCAATTAGACCAAGAATAGATAGATATTCTATTTCATTTGATGCAGGTGCAACTATAGAACTGTATGGATTAGTCCCAAATTATACTGTAGAAGTTCAACCAGATCAGTATCTTGGTTATATTGATTTTGTCAATAAAGGCACACTTTATACTGATGATAAAGGGTCGGTTTATTTGAATTTTAAACCTATTAGAAGTGTCACTAAGCATACTGGTAGAGTTTTTAAACTTAAAGTGAAATATAAAGAATGGGACGGTTCTTATAAAGAAGCACTCATAGGAGATATTGAAGTGCAAAAACAAATTCATGCAACGTATGATTCTTGGAAAGACCCTAATTCGTGCTATATTAGTGCAACTTTAACACTAAGCAATGGGATTGCAGGAGAAGAGGTTAATTTTGATGGAACCAAACTTATCGTTGGTCTTGGTCAAACTGTGCCAATTATACAAAGATGGGATAAAAAATTTGATAATTCTGGTGAAGCAAAAGTTACAATATCAACCACATGGTGTACAAAACCAGCGACTGAAACTCCTTCTTTTTATATGAGATTTAATACTTTTGGTGTAAGTTCTTCAGATACAGAAGTAGTTTCTTTTGAGGGTGGAGATCATAAAGAAATTCGTTAGTTGGATATCTTTTATTGGAAGAAATTCAGCATATTTTATAGTAGAAAATAGGAAGGAATATATGCCATTTTACAATTTTGTACAATTTCTATCTCTGTTGGCTCAGCTTTCAGAGATAGATATTAAAATTCTTATGGAATATAAAGATTTATTGTTAAAAGCATTATCATCTTTAAATGAAATGAAAAGATTTGACGCAAAAGAATATATGTAGCTTGTTAACATTCTTGAAGAAACTTTTTTAGATAAACTTCAAGTGGATGAAAGTAAAAAGAAAGAAATTTGCAAAAATATCATCAAAATACTAAAAAATCACTGGAAAATGTTTTTTTGAAAACCAAGTTGTAATACAAAACTAATAAGAAATAATATAATAAAATGGTGGATTTAGCAGGACTCGAACCTGCGACCAACCGGTTATGAGCCGGTTGCTCTAACCAACTGAGCTATAAATCCGCCAGAAGTTAAAATAGAAATGTTATTATATCTTTATTTCCTTAATTTAAATTTAGAATTTTATTTTTACTGCTTTTTCTATTGCTAAATATCTAAAAGTTATTAAATTTTGTAAAATTCCAAAGAAAATCATAAAGGTAGCAAAAGAACTTCCCCCATGACTAAAAAATGGCATAGGTATACCAACAACAGGAGCAAAACCTATGGTCATTGATATATTTACTGCTACATATATGAAAATAAATAAAGCAATGCAATTTGTCACCACTCTTGTAAAATAATCATCTTTGAGCTTATAATTTAAACTCAATAAATGAAAAATGAGCAGGGTATAAAGCAATATGATTACAACCGCACCGATAAAACCAAATCTTTCAGACAAATATGCAAAAATAAAATCACTCGTAGAAATAGGTAAAAATTTAAAATGTGTTTGTGTGGCTTCATCGGCCTTTTTTCCGCTCAAACCACCACTTCCTATAGCGATGATGGATTGTTTTACATGGTAACTTGGCTCTTCAGCTAAGAAATCGTGAATTCTTTGTTTTTGATAAGGTTTTAGAAAGTCGCTGTAAATAACAGGCGAAGCTATAGCTATAGCTAAAAAAATGCTAAGCCAAATTTTATAATTTACTCCTATGATAAAAAGCGTTCCAAAGCCCACTATTAAAAGTACTAAAGCTGTTCCTAAATCAGGTTCTCCTGCTATAAGTAAAAATGGGAGTAAAATATAAAAACTTAGCTTTAAAAATTGTTTTAAACCATAGCCATTATGCGGTGGTGGGTTTTGATAAATCAAATAAGCTAACATTAAAATAAAAGAGGGTTTGAAAATTTCAGAAGGTTGTATGGTGAAATGCGTAAAAGGTATCTCAAGCCATCTTCTAGCCCCAAGTTTTTCAACACCAAAAATATCGACGCTCAAAAGCAAAGCTATATTGATCCAATATAACACAGGTATAAGCCACACTAATTTTCTTAAAGGTAAAAAGAAAAAAAACGCAAATCCTGCAAAACCTACTAAAGTATAGATAAATTGTTTTTCAGCTAAGCGTGTATTTGCTTCATAAATTAAAAGAAAAGATATAGCTATGATAGGCAATACTAAAAGAGGTTGAACAAAATCAAAATGCGTTAGAATTCTTCTATCAAGTTTTATCAAAACTACCCTTTTTACAAAATATTGTGTAATTATATGCTAAAATTACAAATTTTATCACAAGGAAATATAATATGCTAAAAATTTCATCACTTTGTGAAGAAAGATTGGATATTTTTTTATCAGATACACTTAAACAAAGTCGTTCGCAAGTTGCTAAACTAATCAAAGAAAATTGCATATATATTAATGAAAAAATAGAAAATAAAAGTTCTAAAAAAATAAAAAAAAAAGATGAAATAAGTATTTTTTTACCTTTAGCAAAAGAAGCCAAAGAAAGCTACACGCCTGAGTTTGATATAGAAAATTTATATGAAGATGATGATGTTTTAGTTTTAAACAAAGCTCCTAATGTTGTTGTGCATGGTGCAAGTAGCGTTAAAGAAGCGACTTTGGTGGATTGGCTTTTGCATAAAGGCTATACTTTATCAAATTTAAATGGAGAGCATAGAGCAGGGCTTGTGCATAGACTTGATAAAGGCACAAGCGGAGCTATCATCATAGCAAAAAACAATCAAACACATCAATTTTTAGCAAATCAGCTTTTAGATAAAAGTATGGGAAGATTTTATCTTGCTTTGAGTGACTTGCCTTTGAAAAATGATAAAATGAGCAATGAAAAAGCTATCATGCGTTGTCCTAATAATAGGCTTAAAAAAATTACTACAAATACCAAAAATCCTTTAGCAAAAAATGCAAAAACAGATTTTATAAATTTATTAAGTTCTAAAAACTGCTCTTTAATAGCTGCTAAATTATATACAGGAAGAACCCATCAAATCAGAGTGCATTTAGCAGATTTTAATCGCTATATTTTAGGAGATGAATTATACGGATATAAAGGAAAAATAAAGTATAATAGAGTAATGCTTCATGCGTATTTGATTTATTTTATTCATCCTAGGACTAAAGAGTTAATGTTTATAAAAGCTCCTATGTTTGATGATTTTTATCAAATTTTAAAAGAAAATTTTACACAAGGAGAGATAGATGAAAAAACTTCATTGGATTATCTTAAGTTCTGCTTTGGCTTTTAGTGCTTGTAGTACAACTATGAGTTCGCCTCAAATTGCTCAAGTAAATGATACTTTACCAAAAATTTCAAATATTAAAAGTATAAGTGATATTACAAGCATAGCTTTTGAATGGGAACCTTTGTATGATCAAAATATAGCAGGCTATTACATTTATAGAGCAAATGCAGCTGGTGCACCTATGGAGCTTATAGCAAAAATTAAAAATAAGTTTCAAACTCATTATACTGATACAAATTTAGAGCCAAATACAAGATATTATTATTCTATGAAAACCTTTAATGAGCTTGGACAAGTTTCTCAAGATGGTGTAAGCATAGAAGCTTTTACCAATAGAGTGATTGATCCAGTGCCTTTTGTGCAAGCTATTGTGGGTTTGCCAAATCGTGTAAAAATAGTTTGGAGACCGCATCCTGATGTAAGAGTAAATTCAT
This genomic stretch from Campylobacter lari subsp. concheus harbors:
- a CDS encoding FtsW/RodA/SpoVE family cell cycle protein — protein: MIKLDRRILTHFDFVQPLLVLPIIAISFLLIYEANTRLAEKQFIYTLVGFAGFAFFFFLPLRKLVWLIPVLYWINIALLLSVDIFGVEKLGARRWLEIPFTHFTIQPSEIFKPSFILMLAYLIYQNPPPHNGYGLKQFLKLSFYILLPFLLIAGEPDLGTALVLLIVGFGTLFIIGVNYKIWLSIFLAIAIASPVIYSDFLKPYQKQRIHDFLAEEPSYHVKQSIIAIGSGGLSGKKADEATQTHFKFLPISTSDFIFAYLSERFGFIGAVVIILLYTLLIFHLLSLNYKLKDDYFTRVVTNCIALFIFIYVAVNISMTIGFAPVVGIPMPFFSHGGSSFATFMIFFGILQNLITFRYLAIEKAVKIKF
- a CDS encoding inverse autotransporter beta domain-containing protein; protein product: MILKNQDKIIIDNNQTLALNHVNHDQKQILKEHNSIDPRVKKLLEEKPKKDSNLSKEDEELSNKVINTIQTIGNIYNAKDNKERDELIRDLAGNYLSLQANTLIQEYLHALNHSINSEFNLNYNDRGGLSGNAKVLLPIMSEDNPKISYFLQSGIGGYENNRIIGHFGGDIRYYPNALALNNSGNIMLGLNLVYDHDFSREHKRISLGFESMLDTLAFHANIYQRLSDWINSYDFKNANNDLTFLERPANGWDMGIKYAFPAMSNVAIFANMSKWYGEKVAPFGNVNCYEDLEKNPLVYEGGITYSPCPALTFSLSHKRSNESDKQGTNIAMNFNIPLDKDALKHAFDTNLAGINNTIEGSRTHFIDRDYSMVLEYKAINNAYHISYCGNLGDNTHCIMLKNGFNQAVKNIAMSVTPEQRSVILKNGNHYITDDNGKVFVKIIHAYGVHQTNLIAKAGNAQESFPITIVAPRQDFKVFAKPSNIQRHEKSLITFAGSDLASDLDINWKLIGKGSLEKTPNSDKTDKDGNSNIIYKPDINMKDKEKATIIANVLGITLKAFVQVAIYGDNDIILDKTTIGNKEKAHASYKNLQAKTTKVKWSIQGDNALFINKDKTTKELNLIADENGESNVEIIGLSGNEKVKIIVKNMSDELVKAKSKFLKIKNYTATMELPTGKDPVTHQDFEKGMIDYKSDFEVKLKGLMPKTKVSWKAKDIQSNKTLRISNDKESTADDKGESKVVFEGVKDFNIKRLQIIATYNQSAASTQEINGEIKLHQYTPSINFSKDKIHAYESENTKALKDPKLDHVEVTLKGGKPNEKVEWNLSGDATLGSHDATFNASGEAKATITAKAPFKANPTISVSTLGQNLTKTITYDVRKFDPVFTYPSFKGELNTIDYKSDFKITVSGLLADSTVKVLKDEKVTPKKDNFIVNNKGETTLEFSGISDYSIKDFKISIEYLKQGDIKDTKTSDTIKLHQYTPSINFSKDKIHAYESENTKALKDPKLDHVEVTLKGGKPNEKVEWNLSGDATLGSHDATFNASGEAKATITAKAPFKANPTISVSTLGQNLTKTLTYVDGTIYTPKIEYPSYRVSFWKTLDKTIDYDSDYVLKVSGLLPNSTIDNISGSKGVKAKKESFNVNDKGEATLEFSGISDYSVKELTIKFSYMKSVITKSEITADKIKLYQRELNLELDKETLYTQEGDIVHAVLKGGKEGSKVEWNLSGDATLGSHDATFNASGEAKATITSKAPFKDNPVIRVSAMGKNLSKELKYKKIPIQLFFSKTVLTPLLIEIVDVTAKGTPNEKIKWSITGDGVLPKEDLIPKYFDSEGFARTKFRTINPNTRPITVSVEYEDGSGKASKTAVFDGPIRPRIDRYSISFDAGATIELYGLVPNYTVEVQPDQYLGYIDFVNKGTLYTDDKGSVYLNFKPIRSVTKHTGRVFKLKVKYKEWDGSYKEALIGDIEVQKQIHATYDSWKDPNSCYISATLTLSNGIAGEEVNFDGTKLIVGLGQTVPIIQRWDKKFDNSGEAKVTISTTWCTKPATETPSFYMRFNTFGVSSSDTEVVSFEGGDHKEIR
- a CDS encoding RluA family pseudouridine synthase, whose translation is MLKISSLCEERLDIFLSDTLKQSRSQVAKLIKENCIYINEKIENKSSKKIKKKDEISIFLPLAKEAKESYTPEFDIENLYEDDDVLVLNKAPNVVVHGASSVKEATLVDWLLHKGYTLSNLNGEHRAGLVHRLDKGTSGAIIIAKNNQTHQFLANQLLDKSMGRFYLALSDLPLKNDKMSNEKAIMRCPNNRLKKITTNTKNPLAKNAKTDFINLLSSKNCSLIAAKLYTGRTHQIRVHLADFNRYILGDELYGYKGKIKYNRVMLHAYLIYFIHPRTKELMFIKAPMFDDFYQILKENFTQGEIDEKTSLDYLKFCFGF